In Thermobaculum terrenum ATCC BAA-798, one genomic interval encodes:
- a CDS encoding universal stress protein, with protein MLPCAGRETQPCSWESAEEGEGGSMAAFGDRGTARKERAMDSRKHAQAEGMIESLLVPLDGSEVGERALPYARALAQATGARVLLVRVVWEDPAQGDARSDAQAYLQQVAEELGRSGVVPQVEILEGGAAEAISLEARRRGADLIVMTTHGRTGVGRWLYGSVAEGVLRLAEVPVLLARAWQDPTVADRIADHPRIMVPLDGSPFAERALPVAERLADVLHGELALVRAVPAPDLVFGPDRAVWPLLESEIQAGAAEAQSYLEGLARQMAERGRSVMVEVCVSEVGETVGKTLADAARRRDIGLMVMSTHGFTGIKRLLLGSTAEEVLHVGATPLVMVPPRAATAASPQDGEAHVPADRPRLSLQLGADDASLIRTALAAYARTLPADDQEARARVARLLDQISRAQGQANKSP; from the coding sequence TTGCTGCCGTGCGCGGGCAGGGAGACCCAACCGTGCTCATGGGAGAGCGCTGAGGAGGGGGAGGGTGGCTCTATGGCGGCTTTTGGAGACAGAGGCACAGCGAGAAAGGAGCGAGCGATGGACTCACGCAAGCATGCACAGGCGGAAGGGATGATCGAGAGCCTACTGGTACCTCTCGATGGCTCGGAGGTCGGTGAGCGAGCGCTGCCCTACGCTCGCGCCCTGGCCCAGGCTACGGGAGCACGCGTCCTGTTGGTCAGGGTGGTCTGGGAGGACCCGGCACAAGGCGACGCCAGGTCGGACGCTCAGGCTTACCTGCAGCAGGTCGCCGAGGAGCTCGGGCGGAGTGGGGTGGTCCCCCAGGTCGAGATCCTCGAGGGCGGTGCGGCCGAGGCGATATCGCTGGAGGCACGACGGCGTGGGGCCGACCTGATCGTGATGACCACGCACGGGCGGACGGGTGTGGGCAGGTGGCTGTACGGCAGCGTCGCCGAGGGCGTGCTGCGCCTGGCGGAGGTGCCGGTGTTGCTGGCCAGGGCCTGGCAGGATCCCACCGTCGCCGACCGCATCGCCGACCACCCCCGCATCATGGTGCCGCTGGACGGCTCGCCGTTCGCCGAACGGGCCCTGCCGGTGGCCGAGAGGCTCGCGGATGTCCTGCACGGCGAGCTGGCGCTCGTGCGGGCGGTGCCGGCTCCCGACCTGGTGTTCGGCCCCGACAGGGCGGTCTGGCCGCTGCTGGAGTCGGAGATCCAGGCGGGCGCGGCCGAGGCCCAGAGCTACCTGGAGGGCCTCGCCAGGCAGATGGCGGAGCGCGGCAGGAGCGTGATGGTGGAGGTGTGCGTGTCCGAGGTGGGCGAGACGGTCGGCAAGACGCTGGCGGACGCCGCCCGAAGGCGGGACATAGGGCTCATGGTGATGAGCACCCACGGGTTCACCGGGATCAAGCGCCTGCTGCTGGGTAGCACGGCCGAGGAGGTGCTGCACGTCGGCGCAACGCCGTTGGTGATGGTACCCCCACGCGCGGCCACGGCGGCCTCGCCGCAGGATGGCGAGGCCCACGTTCCGGCCGACAGGCCCCGGCTGAGCCTGCAGCTAGGCGCCGATGACGCCTCGCTGATCAGGACAGCGCTGGCAGCGTACGCGCGCACGCTGCCAGCCGATGACCAGGAGGCAAGGGCGCGCGTAGCTCGCCTGCTGGACCAGATATCCCGAGCGCAGGGGCAAGCTAATAAGTCCCCTTAG
- a CDS encoding universal stress protein — protein MEALNTEPIRKLLVPLDGSLAAEQALPYAEALARRSGAGVILLRAVPEPRGVPDPIEAHLREVHEANEYLAEVASRLAAGEIQVETSVPLGDAVRWIAEEAQLRQADLIVMATHGRTGIGRWLYGSVAEGVLTRSTVPILMVRAWQMQPRWEALAHAPRILVPLDGSAFAEEALPVARRLADALGGELALVRAVYPPSATLAQEWMVASYLAEELETREQEAEAYLAEIARRLASEGRETEIYVKVGGPVGVIEAVASECEAALVVMATHGRTGASRLVLGSVAHAMLLRSQVPIVLTRPQHLRRD, from the coding sequence ATGGAAGCCCTAAACACAGAGCCCATCAGGAAGCTGCTCGTGCCGCTGGACGGCTCGCTAGCCGCTGAGCAGGCGCTGCCGTACGCCGAAGCGTTGGCGCGTCGGAGCGGCGCCGGCGTGATCTTGCTGCGCGCCGTGCCCGAGCCCCGTGGGGTGCCCGACCCGATCGAGGCGCATCTAAGAGAGGTGCACGAGGCCAATGAGTACCTGGCAGAGGTCGCCAGCCGGCTGGCCGCTGGGGAGATCCAGGTGGAGACCTCCGTGCCGCTGGGCGACGCTGTGCGGTGGATAGCCGAGGAGGCTCAGCTACGGCAAGCCGACCTGATCGTGATGGCCACGCACGGGAGAACCGGTATAGGCAGGTGGCTGTACGGCAGCGTCGCTGAAGGGGTCTTGACCCGATCGACCGTGCCCATCCTGATGGTCAGAGCGTGGCAGATGCAGCCACGATGGGAAGCCTTGGCGCACGCACCGCGGATCTTGGTGCCTTTGGACGGGTCGGCCTTTGCAGAGGAGGCCTTACCGGTGGCCAGGCGATTGGCCGACGCACTGGGCGGCGAGCTGGCGCTCGTGCGCGCGGTGTATCCTCCATCCGCCACGCTCGCGCAGGAGTGGATGGTGGCCTCCTACCTGGCGGAGGAGTTGGAAACCAGAGAGCAGGAAGCCGAGGCGTACCTGGCGGAGATAGCTCGGCGACTAGCCTCGGAAGGACGAGAGACCGAGATCTACGTGAAGGTGGGAGGCCCAGTTGGCGTCATCGAGGCCGTGGCCTCGGAGTGCGAGGCGGCGCTCGTAGTCATGGCGACCCACGGGCGCACGGGTGCCAGCCGCTTGGTGCTCGGCAGCGTGGCGCACGCCATGCTCTTGCGGAGCCAGGTCCCCATAGTGCTTACGCGTCCACAGCACCTGCGGCGCGATTGA
- a CDS encoding response regulator, which produces MRVLIADDHALFRDSLRTLLEARGVEVVGEAETGKEAVELARELRPDVVLMDLKMPGMDGLAATRMISAEMPEVKVVVLTASEDDEDLFEAVKSGALGYMFKDVRSDQFFELLEAASRGEPAFTPGLARKLLREMSKPAGRAEREPEVLTEREQEILELLVQGVTSNKELAERLILSENTVKYHLRNILDKLHLQNRTQVVAYALQHGLVRRRPDGQE; this is translated from the coding sequence ATGCGAGTGCTGATAGCTGATGATCACGCCCTGTTTCGCGACAGCCTGCGCACGTTGCTGGAGGCGCGGGGCGTGGAGGTGGTAGGTGAGGCGGAGACGGGGAAGGAGGCCGTGGAGCTGGCGCGCGAGCTGCGGCCCGACGTGGTGCTGATGGACCTAAAGATGCCTGGGATGGACGGCCTGGCGGCCACGCGGATGATCAGCGCCGAGATGCCCGAGGTGAAGGTGGTGGTCCTGACGGCATCTGAGGACGACGAGGACCTCTTCGAGGCGGTCAAGTCGGGCGCGCTGGGTTACATGTTCAAAGATGTGCGCTCGGACCAGTTCTTCGAGCTGCTGGAGGCCGCTTCCAGGGGGGAGCCTGCCTTCACCCCGGGACTGGCTCGGAAGCTCCTGCGCGAGATGAGCAAGCCGGCTGGGCGCGCGGAGCGGGAGCCCGAGGTGCTTACCGAGAGGGAGCAGGAGATCCTCGAGCTGCTTGTGCAGGGAGTGACATCGAACAAGGAGCTCGCGGAGAGGCTGATACTCTCCGAGAACACCGTCAAGTACCACCTGCGCAACATCCTGGACAAGCTGCACCTCCAGAACCGCACGCAGGTCGTGGCCTATGCCCTCCAGCACGGCCTAGTGCGCCGTCGTCCCGACGGTCAGGAATGA
- a CDS encoding GAF domain-containing sensor histidine kinase encodes MRLTLARLKWVTVIAPILFIGLLELIRRALGDAFISSWAGYLLLGGMLLLGALLFSEAVFRYVEHLQEQLRHQNSELLALHEAGLDISGELELEKVLQRIVDRARQLVGARYGALSVLGEDGEVEYFVTSGITPEERERIGPPPRGHGLLGIVLEEGRSLRLRDLTQHPCSVGFPLNHPPMRSLLAVPIEARGRILGSLYLTEKEGAQEFTEEDERILSRFATQAALAIENARLHRQVLELAISQERARIAREMHDGLAQVLGYVNLKTQAVRTLLEAGQLERVEQELERMEQAAREAYTDLRENILALRTSPDAQRGFLETLRAYLEQWEDQSNIQAELEVHVSEEGLGLPSGADLQLLRIVQEALANVRKHSGASRVRVTLREQDGWLEVSVEDNGVGFDPGSPSRGDFPKFGLSTMRERAESIGGKLEIDAAQGRGTRVVARFPLRSRVTARR; translated from the coding sequence GTGCGTCTAACGCTTGCTAGGTTGAAGTGGGTCACGGTGATCGCGCCGATCCTGTTCATAGGTCTGCTGGAGCTCATCCGGCGCGCCCTAGGGGATGCCTTCATATCCTCCTGGGCGGGCTACCTGTTGCTCGGGGGGATGCTGCTCCTGGGGGCGCTGCTCTTCTCCGAGGCGGTGTTCAGGTACGTCGAGCACCTGCAAGAGCAGCTGAGGCATCAGAACAGCGAGCTGCTGGCCCTGCACGAGGCAGGGCTGGACATCTCGGGGGAGCTCGAGCTGGAGAAAGTGCTGCAGCGGATCGTGGACCGAGCCCGCCAGCTCGTGGGCGCGCGCTACGGAGCCCTATCGGTGCTGGGAGAGGATGGGGAGGTGGAGTACTTCGTGACCTCGGGGATCACCCCCGAGGAGCGCGAGAGGATAGGCCCGCCCCCTCGAGGGCATGGCCTCCTGGGGATCGTGCTGGAGGAGGGCCGTAGCCTTCGCCTACGCGATCTCACGCAGCACCCTTGCTCGGTGGGGTTCCCCCTCAACCATCCGCCCATGCGATCCCTCCTGGCCGTGCCGATAGAGGCGCGGGGTAGGATATTGGGCAGCCTGTACCTGACGGAGAAGGAGGGAGCCCAGGAGTTCACCGAGGAGGACGAGCGGATCCTGTCCAGGTTCGCTACCCAGGCAGCGCTGGCGATCGAGAACGCTCGCCTGCACCGTCAGGTGCTGGAGCTGGCCATATCGCAGGAGAGGGCGCGCATAGCCCGCGAGATGCACGATGGCCTGGCCCAGGTGCTGGGCTACGTGAACCTGAAGACGCAGGCCGTGCGCACCCTACTGGAGGCGGGGCAGCTGGAGCGTGTGGAGCAGGAGCTGGAGCGCATGGAACAGGCAGCGCGCGAGGCCTATACCGATCTGCGGGAGAACATCCTGGCGCTGCGAACATCCCCTGACGCCCAGCGGGGCTTCCTCGAGACGCTGAGGGCGTATCTCGAGCAGTGGGAAGACCAAAGCAACATCCAGGCCGAGCTGGAGGTACACGTCTCCGAGGAGGGTCTGGGGCTACCCTCGGGGGCCGATCTGCAGCTGCTGCGCATCGTGCAGGAGGCGCTGGCCAACGTGCGCAAGCACTCGGGCGCGTCTCGCGTCAGGGTAACTCTGCGGGAGCAGGATGGCTGGCTGGAGGTGTCGGTAGAGGACAACGGCGTGGGGTTCGATCCCGGATCTCCCTCCCGTGGGGACTTCCCCAAGTTCGGACTCTCGACGATGCGGGAGCGCGCCGAGAGCATAGGGGGCAAGCTGGAGATAGATGCTGCTCAGGGCAGGGGCACCAGGGTCGTAGCGCGGTTCCCCCTGCGGTCCAGAGTAACTGCTAGGAGGTAG
- a CDS encoding VIT1/CCC1 transporter family protein, which translates to MMDQKHCVWRRLMAQEVERYRHNWQDEVDSAALYRALSRAERNQQLAEVYRRLADTEQAHAEFWARKLQAAGVPVPPARPGWRTRVLMRLAYWLGPQAVLPTIADMERADSHGYSGQVETIGTGMSGEELSHARILRTISAGGLQGPALAQLEGRHRAAGGNALRAAVLGANDGLVSNLSLVMGVAGAELSGRSILITGLAGLLAGAGSMAMGEWLSVQSARELYQRQIQIEAAELREIPQEEEEELRLIYQAKGLPEQEARDLASRLLADQGAALDTLSREELGIDPEELGGSAWVAAGTSFFLFALGAIVPVVPFMWLSGIMAVGASLVLSTLALFLIGAAITLLTGRNAAHSGLRQVLIGLAAALLTYGVGRLIGVTISG; encoded by the coding sequence ATGATGGACCAAAAGCACTGTGTATGGAGAAGGCTGATGGCGCAGGAAGTGGAGCGATATCGGCACAACTGGCAGGATGAAGTGGACAGCGCGGCGCTGTACAGGGCACTGTCGAGGGCGGAGCGTAACCAGCAGCTGGCCGAGGTGTACAGGAGGCTGGCGGATACGGAGCAGGCACATGCCGAGTTTTGGGCACGCAAGCTGCAGGCAGCAGGGGTGCCAGTACCGCCAGCGCGCCCGGGCTGGCGGACGCGCGTGCTGATGCGCCTGGCTTACTGGCTGGGCCCCCAGGCGGTGCTGCCGACGATCGCCGACATGGAGCGGGCGGACAGTCATGGTTACTCGGGGCAGGTGGAGACCATCGGCACCGGTATGTCGGGCGAGGAGCTCTCCCACGCGCGGATCCTGCGCACGATCTCCGCTGGGGGACTACAGGGACCGGCGCTTGCGCAGCTGGAGGGTCGGCACCGGGCGGCAGGAGGGAACGCGCTGCGCGCGGCAGTGCTGGGAGCCAACGACGGCCTCGTCTCTAACCTCAGCCTCGTGATGGGTGTCGCGGGTGCGGAGCTCTCGGGTCGATCCATACTGATCACGGGGCTTGCGGGGCTGCTGGCGGGTGCGGGCTCGATGGCGATGGGCGAGTGGCTCTCCGTGCAGAGCGCGCGCGAGCTGTACCAGCGGCAGATCCAGATCGAGGCCGCGGAGCTGCGGGAGATACCGCAGGAGGAAGAGGAGGAGCTGCGTTTGATCTACCAGGCCAAGGGCCTTCCCGAGCAGGAGGCCCGTGACCTAGCTAGCAGGCTGCTGGCGGACCAGGGGGCGGCGCTGGATACCCTCTCCCGCGAGGAGCTGGGTATAGATCCGGAAGAGCTAGGTGGGTCCGCATGGGTGGCGGCGGGTACGTCCTTCTTCCTGTTCGCGCTCGGCGCTATCGTGCCGGTCGTGCCGTTCATGTGGCTCTCTGGGATCATGGCCGTGGGAGCCAGCCTGGTGCTCAGCACGCTTGCGCTGTTCCTCATCGGTGCGGCGATCACGCTGCTGACCGGACGCAACGCGGCCCACTCGGGACTACGGCAGGTGCTGATCGGGCTGGCCGCAGCGCTGCTCACCTACGGCGTCGGGCGGCTGATAGGGGTGACCATCTCGGGATGA
- a CDS encoding flavodoxin domain-containing protein produces MKVLVAFASKHGSTREVAQAIADELRAQGVETDLHEASNVGEIAGYDGVILGSAVYMGRWLEQARELVARHAIELAERPVWLFSSGPIGGKPLPEEAVDVSEIMETTRARAHQVLAGKLDKHKLGFGERAVVLALRVPEGDFRDWELTRQWARGIATGLHALVGRHPDG; encoded by the coding sequence ATGAAGGTACTGGTGGCCTTTGCCAGCAAGCATGGCAGCACCCGGGAGGTCGCACAGGCGATTGCCGATGAGCTGCGGGCACAAGGTGTGGAGACCGACCTCCATGAGGCCAGTAATGTCGGGGAGATCGCCGGGTACGACGGCGTGATCCTTGGGAGTGCCGTGTATATGGGTCGGTGGTTGGAGCAGGCGCGGGAGCTAGTCGCTCGACACGCCATAGAGCTGGCAGAGCGACCTGTTTGGCTGTTCTCCAGCGGGCCCATAGGAGGCAAGCCATTGCCGGAGGAGGCGGTAGATGTGTCCGAGATTATGGAGACCACCAGGGCACGTGCCCACCAGGTGTTGGCTGGCAAGCTGGATAAGCACAAACTGGGCTTTGGGGAGAGAGCAGTCGTGTTGGCGCTAAGAGTCCCAGAGGGAGACTTCCGTGACTGGGAGCTCACCCGGCAGTGGGCACGGGGGATCGCTACCGGGCTCCATGCGCTAGTTGGCCGTCACCCTGATGGCTAA
- a CDS encoding PspC domain-containing protein: METRRLYRSREDRMLSGVAGGIAEYFGVDPTLVRLALFFGLLFTTGPLAPLVYLILVWIIPKRPISE, translated from the coding sequence ATGGAGACACGCAGACTGTACCGCTCTAGGGAGGATCGAATGCTATCAGGTGTGGCTGGTGGGATAGCCGAGTACTTCGGAGTGGACCCTACGCTAGTTCGGCTGGCGCTGTTCTTTGGGCTGCTGTTCACCACAGGACCATTGGCTCCCCTGGTGTACCTCATCCTGGTCTGGATCATCCCTAAGAGACCCATCAGCGAGTAG
- a CDS encoding DoxX family protein: protein MRDSKQNLMWGALVAAIIGGLLLYYSGLRGADQGLAFAALVVGLILFIATTWVLASAYKPGDYTPSPDDLPHREWRWYQFLRHGYNAAVLLLPIRIYLGYLWLSSGWDKVNSPAWTGSQAGAALRGFVQGALAKTSGEHPDVQGWYAWFLRELVLPNATLFSYLVAWGEVLVGIALILGVLTGVAALVGGFMNANFLLAGAVSTNPIMLALELVLIIGWRPAGWWGLDRWIIPRIRPLWGEGQPTSVRAREVT, encoded by the coding sequence ATGCGTGACAGCAAGCAGAACTTGATGTGGGGGGCGTTGGTAGCCGCCATTATAGGAGGTCTGCTGCTCTACTACAGTGGCCTGAGGGGAGCCGATCAAGGGCTGGCGTTCGCGGCGCTGGTGGTCGGTCTGATCCTCTTCATAGCCACTACCTGGGTGCTAGCGAGCGCCTACAAGCCGGGGGACTACACGCCCAGCCCTGACGATCTTCCCCATCGCGAATGGAGGTGGTACCAGTTCCTCCGCCACGGGTACAACGCGGCGGTGCTCCTCCTGCCCATCCGCATCTACCTGGGTTACCTCTGGCTCTCGTCCGGGTGGGATAAGGTGAACAGCCCTGCCTGGACCGGCAGTCAGGCCGGGGCAGCTCTACGGGGGTTCGTGCAGGGGGCGCTGGCCAAGACGAGTGGCGAGCACCCCGACGTGCAGGGGTGGTACGCCTGGTTCCTGCGAGAGCTGGTGCTGCCCAACGCCACGCTGTTCAGCTACCTGGTGGCGTGGGGGGAGGTGCTGGTGGGCATCGCGCTGATCCTGGGGGTGCTCACGGGGGTTGCGGCCCTCGTCGGCGGGTTCATGAACGCCAACTTCCTGCTGGCGGGCGCGGTCTCCACCAACCCCATCATGCTCGCGCTAGAGCTAGTGCTGATCATAGGCTGGCGACCGGCCGGCTGGTGGGGGCTGGATCGATGGATCATCCCGCGCATCCGGCCGCTGTGGGGCGAGGGCCAGCCCACGAGCGTGCGAGCCCGAGAGGTAACCTAA
- a CDS encoding VIT1/CCC1 transporter family protein, with the protein MASPGELRETVRDAASRYIRDLVYGANDGIVTTFAVVAGSAGADLPPYVVLILGLANLLADGFSMGASSYLAIRSESATLEASGREPDDSSPLRHALATFGAFVVVGALPLIAFLAPVAPPHHFALTAALALTTMFAFGATRSWVTKRSWWRSGLEMFLIGAAASAVAYATGALVAVLSGA; encoded by the coding sequence ATGGCTAGCCCCGGCGAGCTGCGCGAGACGGTGCGTGACGCGGCCTCCCGCTACATCAGAGATCTGGTGTACGGAGCCAACGATGGTATCGTCACCACCTTCGCCGTCGTAGCCGGCTCCGCTGGCGCCGATCTCCCGCCCTACGTGGTCCTGATACTGGGGCTGGCCAACCTGCTCGCCGACGGCTTCTCGATGGGCGCGAGCAGCTACCTCGCCATCCGCTCGGAGTCGGCCACTCTGGAGGCGAGCGGCCGGGAACCGGACGACAGCTCGCCGTTGCGGCACGCTCTGGCAACGTTTGGAGCCTTCGTCGTGGTGGGAGCCCTCCCGCTCATCGCCTTCCTGGCGCCGGTAGCGCCCCCGCACCACTTCGCGCTCACCGCAGCGCTCGCGCTGACCACCATGTTCGCGTTTGGGGCCACACGTAGCTGGGTGACGAAGCGGTCGTGGTGGCGGAGTGGGCTGGAGATGTTCCTCATAGGCGCCGCCGCGTCTGCGGTGGCTTACGCCACGGGCGCCCTTGTGGCGGTCCTGAGCGGCGCGTAA
- a CDS encoding universal stress protein, with product MSFFPTTILLATDGSPDSRLAMVAAADLAGRTGSKLHLIHVERPKRLATHPFGVDAGFEGAEESSWELLLGEAREVERCGAPVADIHFVEGRPSQEIVKLALELSAGLVAMGSRGLGRLQRLVLGSVSEGVVQRAPCPVLVMRGGEAAWPPRWVVVGEDFSPEAERAAEIACELAKLYSVSATLLWAYPPPPGDEAGMPPAREELLRLALQHLNDRAFDLQGVAGRRPEIRLEAGDAAEVLVRASEELSGRALIAVGRRGLDAAQPPDLGSTSIKVLHAAPGPVLICPSKEAPQP from the coding sequence ATGAGTTTCTTCCCAACAACTATCCTGCTGGCCACGGACGGCTCTCCCGACTCCAGGCTCGCCATGGTGGCGGCCGCGGATCTGGCCGGCAGGACAGGGTCCAAGCTGCACCTGATCCATGTCGAGAGGCCCAAGCGCCTGGCAACGCACCCCTTTGGGGTGGACGCCGGGTTCGAGGGGGCGGAGGAGAGCTCTTGGGAGCTGCTGCTGGGAGAGGCACGGGAGGTGGAGCGGTGCGGGGCCCCCGTAGCGGACATCCACTTCGTGGAGGGCAGGCCGTCCCAGGAGATCGTCAAGCTCGCGCTCGAGCTGTCGGCCGGGCTTGTGGCGATGGGTAGCCGCGGGCTCGGCCGCCTCCAGCGGCTGGTGCTGGGCAGCGTATCCGAAGGAGTTGTGCAGCGCGCTCCGTGCCCCGTGCTGGTCATGCGCGGTGGAGAGGCGGCCTGGCCCCCTCGGTGGGTTGTGGTAGGGGAGGATTTCTCCCCCGAGGCCGAGAGGGCTGCCGAGATCGCCTGCGAGCTTGCCAAGCTCTACTCAGTCAGCGCGACGTTGCTGTGGGCCTACCCCCCGCCACCTGGGGACGAGGCAGGTATGCCTCCGGCACGGGAGGAGCTGCTGAGGCTCGCGCTGCAGCACCTCAACGATCGGGCTTTTGACCTACAGGGGGTGGCTGGCCGTAGGCCGGAGATCCGGCTGGAGGCGGGTGACGCGGCGGAGGTGCTGGTGCGAGCCTCCGAGGAGTTATCGGGGCGGGCGCTCATCGCCGTGGGCCGCAGGGGACTGGATGCTGCCCAGCCTCCCGATCTCGGCAGCACCTCGATCAAGGTGCTGCACGCTGCTCCCGGTCCGGTCCTGATATGCCCTTCCAAGGAGGCGCCTCAGCCGTGA
- a CDS encoding universal stress protein gives MRTLLVPLDGSSLAEQALAYAEVLASRLEAKLLLVRIAELDDRREAYLTERDEEAHHAAAEYVGALAEEVSQRGVPARGVVRCGRAAAWILEEARLRQADMIVMTAHGMGCAGSAAYGRVASEVLSRAQVPVLLVPTDPSKSVALLAQKHPRILVPLDGSLAAEEALVVAKALADRLGAELWLSTAYPRQEDVSRRQMVLSRIEALSYLAQLRLHLALEGYRARIEVRPGPPAEVISEVYHHRDAALVVMATHSRIGRDWLPTGSVPSRLIGDGTMPLLLVRPRRFGWTNYLYLPSSDCRLELDGSGRALVWAALRALSQAIPDGEEDARNILRDLERTLLSSEG, from the coding sequence ATGCGGACCCTGCTGGTGCCCTTGGATGGTTCCAGCCTGGCCGAGCAGGCCTTGGCCTATGCCGAGGTGCTGGCTTCTAGGCTAGAGGCGAAGTTGCTGCTGGTGAGGATTGCCGAGCTTGACGATCGACGCGAGGCGTACCTGACCGAGAGGGACGAGGAGGCTCATCACGCCGCCGCGGAGTACGTGGGGGCACTGGCGGAGGAGGTGTCCCAACGTGGAGTCCCAGCCCGGGGCGTGGTGCGGTGCGGGAGGGCGGCGGCATGGATCCTGGAGGAGGCGAGGCTGCGCCAGGCGGATATGATTGTTATGACCGCCCACGGGATGGGCTGCGCGGGTTCGGCCGCGTACGGCCGGGTCGCTAGCGAGGTGTTGTCGCGTGCCCAGGTGCCCGTGCTGCTGGTGCCCACCGACCCCTCGAAATCCGTGGCGTTGTTGGCCCAAAAACACCCCAGGATCCTCGTGCCTTTGGATGGGTCGTTGGCTGCCGAAGAGGCATTGGTCGTGGCCAAGGCCCTAGCAGATCGGTTGGGGGCTGAGCTATGGCTGTCAACGGCCTACCCTCGACAGGAGGATGTATCGAGACGACAGATGGTGCTTAGCAGGATCGAGGCACTAAGCTACCTGGCGCAGCTTCGGCTCCATCTAGCTCTGGAGGGCTACAGAGCCCGGATAGAGGTGCGTCCGGGACCGCCGGCCGAGGTCATAAGTGAGGTCTATCATCACAGAGATGCGGCGCTGGTGGTGATGGCCACGCACAGCCGCATCGGGCGAGACTGGCTGCCGACTGGGAGCGTGCCGTCTCGGCTCATCGGGGATGGTACTATGCCGCTGCTCCTGGTACGGCCCCGCAGGTTCGGGTGGACCAACTATCTGTATCTACCGAGCTCCGACTGCCGATTGGAGCTGGATGGCTCCGGGCGCGCGCTCGTCTGGGCGGCGCTCAGAGCGCTGTCCCAAGCTATCCCGGACGGCGAAGAGGATGCTCGTAATATCCTACGGGATCTGGAGCGGACACTGCTATCCTCCGAAGGATAG
- a CDS encoding SHOCT domain-containing protein yields MNRDDANVWVYVLVGSVALLLLMPLMGMGTMMGWGGWMHNWGWGWAVGAVLMLLFWGALVLGGVGLVRSLSRRQDDAALRMLRERYARGEIDREEYEECRRVLTEDADR; encoded by the coding sequence ATGAATAGGGATGACGCCAACGTGTGGGTCTACGTGCTCGTCGGCTCCGTCGCCCTGCTGTTGCTCATGCCCCTGATGGGCATGGGCACGATGATGGGGTGGGGAGGCTGGATGCACAACTGGGGTTGGGGATGGGCCGTGGGCGCGGTGCTGATGCTCCTCTTCTGGGGAGCCCTGGTCCTGGGGGGTGTGGGTCTAGTCCGATCCCTGTCCCGACGCCAGGATGACGCCGCGCTGCGCATGTTGCGCGAGCGCTACGCCCGCGGGGAGATCGACCGCGAGGAATACGAAGAGTGTAGGCGTGTGCTGACCGAGGATGCGGATCGCTAG
- a CDS encoding flavodoxin domain-containing protein: protein MKVLVAYASRLGSTAEVAEFMGEELRRLGAEVDVMPVGEVRRVAPYDAVLVGSGVRHMHWLPEATEFVRVYQDELSRKPVALFLLSMVMSTDTAQHRQEAMRMLEDVRQMVRPVAVGLFGGEVAGRMVPFMSRQQVGLPRSEEHDFRDWEAMRSWVQQVYRQLARLSGHSAADKEVKDE from the coding sequence ATGAAGGTGCTCGTAGCGTACGCCAGCCGATTGGGCTCGACGGCGGAGGTCGCCGAGTTCATGGGGGAGGAACTGCGACGCCTGGGAGCGGAGGTGGACGTGATGCCGGTGGGCGAGGTGCGGAGGGTAGCTCCCTACGACGCCGTGCTGGTCGGCAGCGGCGTCCGCCACATGCACTGGTTGCCCGAGGCCACGGAGTTCGTGAGGGTGTATCAGGACGAGCTATCTAGGAAGCCCGTTGCTCTGTTCCTCCTGAGCATGGTCATGAGCACGGATACGGCGCAACACCGTCAGGAGGCCATGCGGATGCTGGAGGATGTGCGCCAGATGGTGCGGCCGGTGGCCGTGGGACTCTTCGGCGGGGAGGTGGCTGGCAGGATGGTACCTTTCATGTCGCGGCAGCAGGTTGGGCTGCCGCGCTCGGAGGAGCACGACTTCCGCGATTGGGAGGCCATGCGCTCCTGGGTGCAGCAAGTATATCGGCAGCTCGCGAGGCTCAGCGGCCATAGCGCTGCCGACAAGGAGGTGAAAGATGAATAG